One region of Eremothecium gossypii ATCC 10895 chromosome II, complete sequence genomic DNA includes:
- the NNR1 gene encoding NADHX epimerase (Syntenic homolog of Saccharomyces cerevisiae YNL200C), translating to MHQPMELKQLTGEQAAALDAELMGPDVGYSLHQLMELAGLAVAQVVVRHWGAAQAKKKVLVLCGPGNNGGDGLVAARHLRLFGYDPVVYLPRLSAKQPFYAQLAKQLHFVGVPVLSEGDDWRAHLEPRDTLCVVDALFGFSFRPPLREPFASIVAELKRHEDDIPIVAVDIPSGWDVDAGPLTPSDLMPRVLISLTAPKRCSAHIDTGVTTHYVGGRFIPDALARRHGFDPFPYSGTDQILRI from the coding sequence ATGCATCAACCAATGGAGTTGAAACAGTTGACTGGCGAGCAGGCCGCCGCACTAGATGCGGAACTCATGGGCCCAGACGTTGGCTACTCGCTGCATCAATTGATGGAGCTAGCAGGTCTTGCCGTGGCGCAAGTCGTCGTGCGCCATTGGGGCGCCGCACAGGCGAAGAAAAAGGTGCTTGTGCTATGTGGGCCTGGCAATAACGGCGGCGATGGCTTGGTTGCTGCACGGCACTTGCGGCTCTTCGGCTATGACCCTGTGGTCTACTTGCCGCGGCTGTCGGCCAAACAGCCCTTCTACGCACAGCTTGCCAAGCAGCTACACTTCGTCGGTGTCCCAGTGCTCTCCGAGGGCGATGACTGGCGTGCGCATCTTGAGCCACGTGACACGCTCTGCGTTGTGGATGCGCTCTTTGGCTTTTCTTTTCGTccgccgctgcgcgagcCCTTCGCTAGCATTGTCGCAGAGCTCAAACGCCATGAGGATGACATCCCAATTGTCGCTGTCGACATTCCCAGTGGTTGGGACGTTGACGCAGGACCGCTCACCCCTTCAGACCTTATGCCACGTGTGCTGATCTCTCTGACCGCCCCCAAACGCTGCTCCGCGCACATTGACACTGGTGTTACCACCCATTATGTCGGCGGCCGTTTCATCCCAGATGCCCTGGCCCGTCGTCATGGTTTTGATCCGTTCCCGTACTCTGGCACCGATCAAATACTGCGTATTTGA
- the PSY2 gene encoding Psy2p (Syntenic homolog of Saccharomyces cerevisiae YNL201C (PSY2)), with translation MAKESLRIGVASTEPKRVKVYILEDNEWRDTGTGFCTGQCEQDKPHAYLLVRDEEQPERVLLKSKLEGNIEYQRQEETLIVWKDLQGQDIALSFEESTGCNALCEFICLVQKTFENNISLVSVRSNDDGMGSVHEIITGPVHLPSNDPQQNEETLMESLRILNENTSFEFLKNETVDFILNTNYLHTLINHFHIAEEKLLHKDLLLLSHIIKTLFLYNEREVLEQLIDDKHYMGVVGILEYDTDFPDCKASHRKCLQGVRPKFQEVIPLNDENMRQTINKTFRLQFLKDVVLIRFLDDHAFNLITDVMLTYQTTIIRCLQEGSFIDDLVNLYTNNADTSDSDLIERKRQGIRLLDECVQISCNLDPPDRSIFYKVLVKKGLFNVLDFAFNVETNSDIRILATDMIISIIEYDILLINSVRNEVDDSPFAATNEDSNINTGLIDEGGADSADNNCNGNSAVKAGESNGAESPIAPPGSRSPSRHTSDISLLLILSKILLTDQSPGLKEQAFQALITLLDPEDFMGEEYEDQSNLESLMKFYANSKLREKPSTPPQFQLLEYFTKFYEQVAPVLFQSFISGEVEGMDDQLLLRLVKLVDLLIHEHDIMLSRGFILENGILLTIGKLMEPSHIIQLRLAAVRCIKGIVAVNDEFYHNYLISKNLFDPICQLLQENLYFDNMANSCVLDLFKVISARFGQDQEYAEVSTKNFLVLNQYLVERFGPLLEKVDYVPYTSSMIQMSRVGRDAINKQQDNNGERNTTTGGEADNEEFDVMGAMDSSLASESDGENNENNEESPYGGAQNSKRSFSDIEDNTIGVEKGNPEPGLPIKKLAEEISESS, from the coding sequence ATGGCGAAGGAAAGCCTGCGGATAGGCGTAGCAAGCACGGAGCCCAAGCGGGTGAAGGTGTACATCCTGGAAGACAACGAGTGGAGAGACACTGGGACGGGGTTCTGTACGGGCCAGTGCGAGCAGGATAAGCCGCATGCGTATCTGCTTGTTCGCGATGAAGAGCAGCCGGAGCGGGTTTTGCTAAAGTCGAAACTGGAAGGAAATATCGAGTACCAGCGCCAGGAGGAGACGCTTATAGTGTGGAAAGACTTACAGGGCCAGGACATTGCGCTTTCCTTTGAAGAGAGCACAGGCTGCAACGCACTTTGCGAATTTATATGCCTGGTTCAGAAGACATTTGAGAACAACATCTCGCTCGTGTCTGTACGCTCCAATGACGATGGGATGGGATCGGTACACGAGATCATCACCGGGCCGGTGCACCTGCCCTCTAATGATCCTCAACAAAATGAGGAGACGCTGATGGAGTCCCTGCGGATTCTAAATGAAAATACATCCTTTGAATTTCTGAAAAATGAGACTGTTGATTTCATATTGAATACCAATTACCTGCACACACTCATCAACCACTTTCACATTGCGGAAGAAAAGCTGCTGCATAAGGACTTGCTATTGCTGAGCCATATTATAAAAACACTTTTTCTGTACAATGAAAGAGAGGTTTTGGAACAGCTAATAGACGACAAGCACTACATGGGCGTCGTGGGTATTCTAGAGTACGATACCGACTTTCCAGATTGCAAGGCCAGCCATAGGAAATGCCTACAGGGAGTACGCCCAAAGTTTCAGGAGGTGATCCCCCTTAATGATGAAAACATGCGGCAGACGATTAATAAAACATTCCGTCTACAATTTCTGAAAGATGTCGTTTTAATACGGTTCTTGGATGACCATGCATTTAATTTGATAACTGATGTTATGCTTACTTACCAGACAACAATTATTCGATGTTTGCAGGAGGGTTCTTTTATTGATGATCTCGTTAATTTGTACACAAATAATGCTGATACTTCCGATAGTGATTTAATCGAGAGAAAACGCCAAGGGATTAGGCTGTTGGATGAATGCGTCCAGATCTCATGTAATCTTGATCCGCCTGACCGATCTATATTTTACAAAGTTTTGGTGAAGAAGGGTTTATTCAATGTCCTGGATTTTGCTTTCAATGTTGAAACAAACAGCGATATCAGGATACTTGCAACGGATATGATCATCTCAATTATTGAGTACGATATCTTGTTGATTAATTCTGTTCGGAATGAAGTTGATGATTCACCATTTGCAGCAACAAACGAGGACTCTAATATCAATACTGGACTTATTGATGAAGGTGGCGCAGACAGTGCTGATAACAATTGTAACGGAAATTCAGCGGTAAAGGCAGGGGAATCAAATGGTGCAGAGAGCCCCATTGCCCCTCCCGGTTCTAGAAGCCCATCAAGACATACATCCGATATCTCTCTACTATTGATCCTTTCCAAAATTTTATTAACTGACCAAAGCCCTGGGTTGAAGGAGCAGGCATTCCAAGCTTTAATTACCCTACTAGACCCAGAAGACTTCATGGGTGAGGAGTATGAAGACCAATCCAATTTGGAGAGCCTGATGAAGTTTTACGCCAACAGTAAACTACGAGAAAAGCCGTCAACTCCTCCCCAGTTCCAGCTACTGGAATATTTCACCAAATTCTATGAACAAGTTGCACCTGTCCTTTTCCAATCCTTCATATCGGGAGAGGTAGAAGGTATGGATGATcaactgctgctgcgttTGGTTAAACTGGTGGATTTATTAATACATGAACATGATATTATGCTGTCAAGGGGGTTTATATTGGAAAATGGCATCTTATTGACTATTGGAAAACTAATGGAACCATCCCATATTATACAGTTAAGGCTGGCTGCAGTTCGGTGTATCAAGGGTATCGTGGCTGTAAATGATGAATTTTATCACAACTATCTCATATCTAAGAATCTTTTTGATCCAATTTGTCAGCTGCTACAAGAAAATCTTTACTTTGATAACATGGCCAACTCATGCGTGCTCGACTTATTTAAGGTAATTTCGGCACGTTTCGGGCAAGATCAGGAATATGCCGAGGTCAGTACAAAGAACTTCCTGGTTTTAAATCAATACTTGGTTGAGCGATTCGGTCCTCTGTTGGAAAAGGTGGATTATGTCCCATATACATCTAGCATGATACAAATGAGCCGTGTGGGCCGTGATGCAATCAATAAGCAACAGGATAATAATGGTGAACGAAATACTACAACAGGTGGAGAAGCTGATAATGAAGAATTCGATGTAATGGGTGCGATGGATTCTTCTTTGGCAAGCGAAAGTGATGGAGAAAATAACGAAAATAATGAAGAGAGTCCATATGGTGGTGCGCAAAATTCGAAGCGCTCCTTCTCTGATATCGAAGACAATACCATTGGTGTTGAGAAAGGAAATCCAGAGCCTGGGCTTCCGATAAAGAAACTTGCAGAAGAGATCTCGGAATCATCCTAG
- the GCR2 gene encoding Gcr2p (Syntenic homolog of Saccharomyces cerevisiae YNL199C (GCR2)) gives MSAFSDRQFSTKSTAYGSPVTGSSQMKLDVFLIKGYQLVSHSGTQDVPTSVSVVLRTAMDETISEKEQQRFQKLSQLYNAIIQNALLLDSSSSPKSAIELYQRFQQILKELELSGDASPYAKYFCKLEDDAGATWHIRDDQEMQGDSVWHSVSENIKKIYDSDRGLILPILNKRRSAVNSTRNSPPPYKEDPLSYQQLRRKLSKLQGHYDYGGPGDSTRTVTAHAPDERDSKNVNGNGAIDFFNGGHSRSRNNDNDALLRGYYTMPTSPTSLWSSGINLSLQSRREFSSQADNDPVEELLQMATGTASNNAAAVAAADRGAAVANANGSETPLQKNSTATADSTAVASGLTLMDDVQAIPTSLTLKETELYDRLLKEKDERIIELERQLVCERNECQWLRKLLLEDVGCIRNMLTGMKDR, from the coding sequence ATGAGTGCGTTCAGCGACCGGCAGTTCTCGACGAAGTCGACTGCATATGGGTCACCCGTTACCGGGAGTTCCCAGATGAAACTGGACGTTTTTCTGATCAAAGGCTATCAGCTGGTGTCGCATAGTGGTACGCAGGATGTGCCAACGAGCGTCAGCGTGGTTCTAAGAACGGCGATGGATGAGACCATCTCTGAAAAGGAGCAACAGCGGTTCCAGAAGCTCTCTCAGCTGTACAACGCAATCATCCAGAATGCACTGCTGCTagacagcagcagctctcCGAAGTCTGCCATCGAGCTGTACCAGCGCTTCCAGCAGATTTTGAAGGAACTCGAGCTGAGCGGCGACGCCAGTCCGTACGCGAAGTATTTTTGCAAGTTGGAAGACGACGCCGGCGCCACTTGGCACATCCGCGACGATCAAGAAATGCAAGGTGACTCTGTGTGGCACTCAGTTTCCGAGAATATCAAGAAGATATATGACTCGGACCGCGGCCTCATCCTGCCCATTTTAAACAAGCGTCGCAGCGCGGTAAACTCTACCCGCAACTCGCCGCCCCCATATAAAGAGGACCCGCTCTCGTACCAGCAGTTGAGGCGTAAGCTGAGCAAACTTCAGGGCCACTACGACTACGGCGGTCCCGGCGACAGCACGCGCACTGTCACTGCACATGCTCCGGACGAGCGCGACAGTAAAAACGTCAATGGGAACGGCGCTATCGATTTTTTCAACGGCGGGCATTCGCGCTCCAGGAACAACGACAACGACGCACTGCTCCGGGGATACTACACAATGCCCACGTCCCCTACATCGCTTTGGAGCAGCGGCATCAACCTCAGCCTGCAAAGCAGGCGCGAGTTCAGCAGCCAGGCCGACAATGACCCTGTGGAAGAGCTCTTGCAGATGGCAACTGGCACTGCCAGCAACAATGCAGCCGCtgtggcggcggcggatCGTGGCGCCGCAGTAGCAAACGCGAACGGCTCCGAAACCCCCTTGCAAAAAAATAGCACGGCTACCGCAGACTCCACAGCGGTAGCCTCGGGCCTGACGCTGATGGACGATGTGCAGGCGATCCCCACGTCGCTGACGCTGAAGGAAACGGAATTGTACGATAGACTGCTCAAGGAAAAAGATGAGCGCATTATAGAACTAGAAAGACAGCTCGTATGCGAGAGGAACGAATGTCAATGGCTGCGTAAGCTATTGCTGGAAGACGTCGGCTGCATACGCAACATGCTAACTGGCATGAAGGATCGATAG